In one window of Aquimarina spinulae DNA:
- a CDS encoding patatin-like phospholipase family protein, which translates to MNIQEQIIRGFSTTSNISLHDEKNLKRTTRFFTTANEILENAINNPKRKLKNKFTADGLIKKELISDATVHENYAGKSIERSVVDLVQQGGGMYGIALLGYTYIMEKIGIRFYSHGGTSAGAINALFLASIPDAIYTEDSKFQYDGKSHQATKSEILTHIIANTDFSKFMEKNGIIGWLQQKLLRNYKSIILKLFLGVFSIGFLVGIYSLFGIIFNIANGISGTELRLFDFIIGTLNVAALLLFIYILFVKILDKDFGINTGERFYSWAENLLLSIEIETKNDLTKRMEQVQLVKAKKGDKPRLVLITSNLTHNRIVKFPERADDYWTSPGNIKPAAFLRATMSIPFIYKNFTPGKEHYKNDKNTENSVKLNARFVDGGMLSNFPIREFHRKDNVVPRFPTFGVLLSERIVGDQKENKDPSKSVKKLEDITLIGYITSFISTFRNFYDNDFLFNNKEIEKRVVTVDTKDHNWLDFWMDDVEKAKLFNKGVDAAIRQIEQFDWKAYKDIREEKIKNLN; encoded by the coding sequence ATGAATATACAAGAACAAATCATAAGGGGCTTTTCTACTACATCTAATATTTCCCTACATGATGAAAAAAATCTAAAAAGAACAACTCGTTTTTTTACTACAGCAAACGAAATTTTAGAAAATGCAATTAATAACCCAAAACGTAAATTAAAGAACAAATTTACTGCTGATGGTCTTATAAAAAAAGAGCTCATATCCGATGCCACTGTTCATGAGAATTATGCAGGAAAATCTATAGAAAGATCAGTTGTCGATTTGGTTCAGCAGGGTGGTGGAATGTACGGAATTGCGTTATTAGGGTATACTTACATTATGGAAAAGATAGGTATTCGTTTTTATAGTCACGGAGGAACAAGTGCTGGAGCAATCAATGCTTTATTTTTGGCGTCTATTCCTGATGCCATATATACCGAAGATTCAAAATTTCAATATGATGGTAAATCACATCAGGCTACTAAATCCGAAATCCTTACTCATATCATTGCAAATACAGATTTTAGCAAGTTCATGGAGAAAAATGGAATAATAGGCTGGTTACAGCAAAAATTACTTAGAAATTACAAGTCTATTATTTTAAAACTTTTTTTAGGAGTTTTTTCTATTGGGTTTCTCGTAGGTATATATAGTCTTTTTGGTATTATTTTTAATATAGCAAATGGAATCTCGGGAACAGAACTACGACTTTTTGATTTTATAATAGGAACGCTAAATGTAGCTGCACTTCTACTATTTATTTATATCCTTTTTGTAAAAATATTAGACAAGGATTTCGGTATTAATACTGGGGAAAGATTTTATAGCTGGGCAGAAAACCTTCTATTATCTATAGAAATAGAAACCAAAAATGACCTCACAAAAAGAATGGAACAGGTGCAATTGGTGAAAGCTAAAAAAGGTGATAAACCAAGATTAGTACTAATTACTTCTAATTTGACTCATAATCGTATTGTGAAATTTCCTGAGAGAGCAGATGATTATTGGACTTCTCCCGGAAATATAAAACCAGCAGCTTTTTTAAGAGCGACAATGTCAATTCCTTTTATTTATAAAAATTTTACTCCAGGTAAAGAACACTACAAAAATGATAAGAATACCGAAAATTCAGTAAAACTTAATGCAAGGTTTGTAGATGGGGGAATGCTCTCTAATTTCCCTATTCGAGAATTTCATAGAAAAGACAATGTAGTGCCAAGATTTCCAACGTTTGGTGTTCTTCTTAGTGAGAGAATTGTAGGTGATCAAAAAGAAAATAAAGATCCATCGAAGAGTGTAAAAAAACTAGAAGATATTACATTGATTGGATATATCACATCATTCATAAGTACATTCAGAAATTTTTATGATAATGATTTTCTATTTAATAATAAAGAAATCGAGAAAAGGGTGGTGACCGTAGATACAAAAGATCATAATTGGTTAGACTTTTGGATGGATGATGTAGAAAAGGCAAAGCTATTTAATAAAGGTGTTGATGCTGCGATCAGGCAAATTGAACAATTTGAC
- a CDS encoding ABC transporter permease/M1 family aminopeptidase gives MWYEILKFEIKYRAKRPDTYIYFAIVFLFSIVAADVLMNRNSGALGTNSPQDIARIMAIVSAFFTMITSMIMGVAALRDFDHNMESLMFINPIKKRDYLIGRFIGSFIILLFIFSGLLFGLMLGQFMPWRDVNIMLPFNFWHYLQPFLYLVIPNIFFCGAVFYVGGALSRKLMVVYIQGVFLLMAYIVTLTLLRNPDHRFFAALLDPFSFQTISIVTQFWTKTEQSTLMLPVEGVLLYNRLLWIAIGIITLAIGYYKFNFNLIRGKASKKKLIAISEEKNKFTVNNMNSLVPKADLYFGTKASILQFWKHVLFNFKSILKETSFWAIVLCGMSIIFINSINLGTSYGVNSYPATYIIVEELQEMSIYFFLMILLFYSGELVWKERDTKISGIYDAIPMSDLINLAGKFIGLMLIYVVLMVVLILSGIIFQTLSGYYNYELDVYFIGFFIEIFPFLILLTFISFFFQVLTNHKFLGHIMVVIFFFVAFILLEVLKLDHGLYAFGGGDLGTYSDMNGYGHFLWPYISFKIYWILFSIILFIVAVVFSVRGTETQMKKRWKLSKQRLTKPLIKLGTITIVIFTLLGSYIFYNTNIINEYSFPKEENMYRVNYEKKLKHFEYLPQPKIVDVNLKVDLFPSDRDYTVEGYYILTNTHDTAINEVHIQKLPNYQVVIEYIKFEKGATINNDNEEYSYYIYTLNEPLKPGDSLKMEFKQTFTTNGFVEKSDTRIIYNGTFFDNFHFPTLGYNRSHELRDDNERKKHGLKPRSRRAKRDDSHAIKEGLSKGDGEEINFEMVIGTDNGQIAIAPGYLQKKWKENNRSYFHYKMDKPMSNFYSIVSARYEVLKDKWIPTHDSLGNAVNLEIYYHKGHEYNLKRMMKGMKMSFDYFSTHFGPYQYKQMRILEFPRYEIFAQSFPNTVPFSEGIGFLMDIDDEHDVDMAFYVTAHELAHQWWGHQVNPASVQGKSMISEALAQYSAIMVLKEAYPEEKVRQFIQTQMNRYLTGRAGEQISEMPLSLVESGQEYIHYGKGLVNLYALQDYIGEDSVNLALRNFIRDWNSYDGLLKTKTERYPTTIDLLDYFREVTPDNLQYIIVDLFEKVTLYENKATTGVYEELSKNKYEVNLTLDVIKYHIDSTGVEKSIPIQDWIDIGVYGEGSDGKEELIYLEKHKITDRIMQLEILVDQKPIKAGIDPLNKLIDRKIENNLQELLVKQ, from the coding sequence ATGTGGTACGAAATACTAAAATTCGAAATAAAGTACAGAGCCAAACGGCCTGATACGTATATATACTTTGCTATTGTGTTTTTATTTTCTATTGTGGCAGCAGATGTTCTCATGAATAGGAATTCTGGAGCCTTGGGCACAAATTCTCCTCAGGATATAGCAAGAATAATGGCAATTGTCTCAGCTTTTTTTACGATGATTACTTCTATGATCATGGGAGTAGCTGCTTTAAGAGATTTTGATCATAATATGGAATCTCTGATGTTTATAAATCCTATCAAAAAACGAGATTATCTCATCGGGCGTTTTATAGGGTCATTCATCATATTATTATTTATTTTCAGTGGCCTGCTTTTTGGACTTATGCTAGGTCAATTTATGCCATGGCGTGATGTAAATATCATGTTACCTTTCAATTTCTGGCATTATTTACAACCTTTCTTGTATCTGGTGATACCCAATATATTCTTTTGCGGGGCAGTTTTCTATGTTGGAGGCGCTTTAAGCCGAAAATTAATGGTTGTATATATTCAGGGGGTATTTTTGTTAATGGCGTATATCGTAACGCTTACATTATTACGAAACCCGGATCATCGTTTTTTTGCAGCTCTTCTTGACCCATTTTCTTTTCAAACTATTAGTATAGTAACTCAATTCTGGACCAAAACAGAACAAAGTACATTAATGCTTCCTGTAGAAGGAGTACTGCTATACAACAGGTTGTTATGGATAGCAATAGGAATAATTACTTTGGCGATAGGGTACTATAAGTTTAATTTCAATTTGATTAGAGGCAAAGCTTCAAAAAAGAAATTAATTGCTATTTCTGAGGAGAAAAACAAGTTTACTGTAAACAATATGAATAGTCTAGTTCCTAAGGCTGATTTATACTTTGGTACCAAAGCTAGTATACTTCAATTTTGGAAGCACGTTTTATTTAATTTTAAATCAATTCTTAAAGAAACTTCTTTCTGGGCCATTGTTCTATGTGGGATGAGTATAATATTTATTAATTCTATTAATTTAGGAACCTCTTATGGTGTTAATAGCTATCCTGCCACATATATTATAGTAGAAGAACTTCAGGAAATGTCGATATATTTCTTCTTAATGATTCTTTTATTTTATTCTGGGGAACTTGTCTGGAAAGAGAGAGACACGAAAATAAGCGGTATTTATGATGCTATCCCTATGTCTGATCTTATCAATTTGGCTGGTAAGTTTATTGGGCTTATGCTTATATATGTAGTGTTAATGGTAGTTCTAATACTTTCTGGTATTATTTTTCAAACTCTTAGTGGGTATTACAACTATGAATTGGATGTCTATTTTATAGGGTTTTTTATTGAAATTTTCCCTTTTCTTATCCTTTTAACATTTATTTCCTTCTTCTTCCAGGTGTTAACAAATCATAAATTCTTAGGACATATCATGGTTGTTATCTTCTTCTTTGTTGCTTTTATTTTATTAGAAGTATTAAAATTAGATCATGGATTATACGCTTTTGGTGGAGGTGATTTAGGAACATATTCAGATATGAATGGTTACGGACATTTTTTATGGCCTTATATAAGTTTCAAAATATATTGGATATTGTTTTCTATTATTCTATTTATTGTTGCAGTTGTTTTTTCAGTACGGGGAACAGAAACACAAATGAAAAAGCGTTGGAAACTAAGTAAACAACGATTGACCAAACCTTTGATAAAGCTAGGAACTATTACTATTGTAATCTTTACCTTATTAGGAAGTTACATTTTTTATAATACAAATATTATTAATGAATATTCATTTCCGAAGGAAGAGAACATGTATAGGGTAAATTATGAGAAAAAACTGAAACATTTTGAGTATTTGCCACAACCAAAGATTGTAGATGTAAACCTAAAAGTAGATCTTTTTCCATCTGATAGAGACTATACAGTAGAAGGGTATTATATATTGACTAATACTCATGATACAGCTATTAATGAGGTTCATATTCAAAAATTACCAAATTATCAGGTAGTAATCGAATATATAAAATTTGAAAAAGGAGCTACGATAAATAATGATAATGAAGAGTATAGTTATTATATCTATACATTAAACGAGCCTCTGAAACCTGGAGATTCTCTTAAAATGGAGTTTAAACAAACATTTACTACAAATGGTTTTGTTGAGAAATCAGACACAAGAATTATTTATAACGGAACATTTTTTGATAATTTTCACTTCCCAACATTAGGGTATAATAGAAGTCATGAATTACGCGATGATAATGAGCGCAAGAAACATGGCCTAAAACCCAGAAGTAGAAGGGCCAAAAGAGATGATTCGCACGCGATTAAAGAAGGATTGTCTAAAGGTGATGGAGAAGAAATTAATTTTGAAATGGTTATAGGTACTGATAACGGTCAAATCGCTATTGCTCCCGGATATTTACAGAAAAAATGGAAAGAAAACAATCGTAGTTATTTTCATTATAAAATGGATAAACCCATGTCTAATTTTTATTCTATTGTTTCTGCCAGGTATGAAGTATTAAAAGATAAGTGGATACCTACTCATGATAGTTTAGGTAATGCTGTTAATCTTGAAATTTACTATCATAAAGGACATGAGTACAATTTGAAAAGAATGATGAAAGGAATGAAAATGTCTTTTGATTATTTTAGTACCCATTTCGGGCCTTATCAATACAAGCAAATGCGAATATTAGAATTCCCTCGGTATGAAATTTTTGCTCAATCTTTCCCTAATACAGTACCTTTTTCTGAGGGTATCGGATTCTTGATGGATATTGATGACGAACACGATGTGGATATGGCTTTTTATGTAACTGCCCACGAGTTGGCTCACCAATGGTGGGGGCACCAGGTAAACCCTGCCTCTGTGCAAGGAAAATCAATGATATCTGAAGCTTTGGCTCAATATTCTGCTATCATGGTACTAAAAGAAGCTTATCCCGAAGAAAAAGTAAGACAATTTATTCAAACACAAATGAACCGTTATCTAACCGGAAGAGCAGGAGAACAAATAAGCGAAATGCCTTTGTCGCTAGTAGAATCTGGGCAAGAATATATTCATTATGGTAAAGGATTGGTTAATCTATATGCATTGCAGGATTATATTGGAGAAGATAGCGTAAATCTCGCTTTAAGAAATTTTATTAGAGATTGGAACAGCTACGATGGCTTATTAAAAACAAAGACAGAAAGATATCCAACTACAATAGATTTACTTGATTACTTTAGAGAAGTTACACCAGATAATCTGCAGTATATTATTGTTGATTTATTCGAAAAAGTAACGCTATATGAAAATAAGGCAACCACAGGAGTATATGAAGAGCTTTCAAAAAATAAATATGAAGTGAACCTAACGTTAGATGTTATAAAATACCATATTGATAGTACAGGAGTAGAAAAATCAATACCAATACAAGACTGGATTGATATTGGAGTATATGGAGAAGGGTCTGACGGAAAAGAAGAATTAATCTATTTAGAGAAGCACAAAATTACGGATCGGATAATGCAATTAGAAATTCTTGTGGATCAAAAACCAATCAAAGCAGGTATTGACCCATTGAATAAACTAATCGACAGAAAAATTGAAAACAATCTGCAAGAGCTTTTAGTTAAACAATAA